One Phycisphaerae bacterium RAS2 DNA window includes the following coding sequences:
- a CDS encoding Caspase domain protein: MRRQSAGIGFCYVAVAVMACFAWSGIASAQDTALIIGNHDYDAGSGANDLPGVVPDIALMKSKLENAGWNTVVRTNRTAAQMIADITANSPPGSRKYVVYYAGHGNNNAGQHGQWVGRDGSEMSAQDYVNALGTRANKTLTILDSCGGGEFADTVNGLAPGIGFITSTTDLECADKGPGGGVFTQCFGNALNTTADQMPNGNANGETSAAEAANYGINNCGTVDQHPTWDGDHGGYILGRPKPDPIPTVSEWGLIIMGLLLLIAGTIVTMRRRSPAGAHSLA, from the coding sequence ATGAGACGTCAATCAGCAGGAATTGGGTTCTGTTATGTGGCTGTCGCGGTGATGGCATGTTTCGCATGGTCAGGCATCGCATCAGCGCAGGACACGGCCCTTATCATCGGCAACCACGATTACGATGCAGGCTCGGGCGCAAACGATCTGCCGGGGGTCGTGCCGGATATCGCGTTGATGAAGTCGAAGCTGGAGAACGCGGGTTGGAATACGGTTGTGAGGACCAATCGAACCGCCGCGCAAATGATCGCAGACATCACGGCCAATTCGCCGCCCGGCAGTCGCAAATATGTCGTGTACTACGCGGGCCATGGAAACAACAACGCCGGCCAACATGGGCAGTGGGTGGGCCGAGACGGCTCTGAAATGTCAGCACAGGACTACGTCAATGCTCTGGGAACCCGCGCCAACAAGACTCTTACAATTCTTGATTCGTGCGGCGGCGGAGAGTTCGCGGACACCGTGAACGGCCTCGCTCCGGGGATCGGCTTCATTACGTCAACAACGGATCTTGAGTGCGCGGACAAAGGTCCCGGTGGAGGTGTGTTTACGCAGTGCTTCGGGAATGCGCTAAATACGACGGCCGACCAAATGCCGAATGGCAATGCGAACGGCGAAACCAGCGCGGCAGAAGCCGCGAACTACGGCATTAACAATTGCGGCACGGTGGATCAGCATCCCACATGGGACGGTGACCACGGCGGGTACATTCTGGGCCGGCCCAAGCCTGATCCGATTCCGACCGTATCCGAATGGGGTCTGATCATCATGGGACTGTTGCTCTTGATAGCGGGGACCATTGTGACGATGCGACGGCGGTCGCCTGCTGGAGCGCACTCATTGGCTTGA
- a CDS encoding Transmembrane exosortase (Exosortase_EpsH) — MARRTDESFQAGAKARQHAAPALRRASRRPVLRFVLLFAGCMVFYYVVSSASLVRDRIFPALLELNATVSARLLGLLGQGPIRADGASVHSDRFSIEVARGCDAIEPMALLVSAILASPMTFRARFVGMVAGVLGLMAMNLLRIVTLFLFGVYWPAAFHVMHVDVWQVIFILLAVATWLVWAWWALKAEPVAPSRSLHD; from the coding sequence ATGGCGCGACGCACCGATGAATCGTTTCAGGCGGGGGCGAAGGCTCGTCAACACGCAGCACCGGCATTGCGGCGGGCCTCGCGCCGGCCTGTGCTGCGGTTTGTCCTGCTTTTTGCCGGCTGCATGGTGTTCTACTACGTCGTTTCCAGTGCGAGCCTCGTCCGGGATCGGATTTTCCCCGCTCTGCTTGAGCTGAATGCAACGGTGTCGGCCCGGCTGCTGGGGCTATTGGGGCAGGGTCCGATCCGGGCCGATGGGGCATCGGTTCATTCTGACCGTTTCAGCATCGAAGTCGCGCGGGGTTGTGATGCGATCGAGCCGATGGCCCTCCTTGTTTCCGCCATCCTTGCGTCCCCGATGACCTTCCGCGCCCGGTTTGTCGGGATGGTCGCGGGTGTGCTGGGCCTCATGGCCATGAATCTGCTGCGAATCGTCACGTTGTTTCTCTTCGGCGTGTATTGGCCTGCGGCGTTTCATGTAATGCATGTCGATGTTTGGCAGGTAATCTTCATCCTCCTGGCTGTCGCAACCTGGCTCGTTTGGGCATGGTGGGCGCTCAAGGCAGAGCCCGTCGCGCCGTCGCGATCTCTCCATGACTAA
- the cefD gene encoding Isopenicillin N epimerase, translated as MQTDRRMFLRTLGGATAAYTLPSLIDDWPAIIQNANARQPVEGDVPRDGKPMSNGHQSASTRDKAHNENDESFWFNVQQAFSIDRSFINLNNGGVCPSPRVVMDAQRRQLEFTNNAPARHLWQVQDPQLELVRAKLARLYGCDPEEMAITRNASEALQISLNGIDLKPGDEILTSTHDYPRMIATIRQREKREGVVMKQVSLPPPDASQDEVVGAFERGITSKTRILLVSHVVFLTGRILPVQDICAMARKRGLIIIVDGAHAFGQVPYNGRDIDCDMYGVSCHKWLTAPIGTGFLHVRRGMIKDLWPLTAPEDPKSENIRKFEEIGTHPDAGRLAIGEAIAFHLGIGPKRKENRLRTLRNYWATRLMKHEKVKLFTNLAPDRSCAIGTVGIDGIEPLALTSHLWDKHKVIVTPIDHEDIHGVRVTSNVYTTFEELDLFCEAMEKVAREGLPKSGK; from the coding sequence ATGCAAACCGATCGACGGATGTTTCTGCGAACCCTGGGCGGGGCGACGGCAGCCTACACGCTGCCCAGCCTCATCGATGATTGGCCCGCGATTATTCAAAACGCAAACGCGCGTCAACCGGTGGAGGGAGACGTACCGCGAGACGGCAAGCCGATGTCGAACGGCCATCAGTCCGCAAGCACTCGTGACAAGGCCCACAACGAGAATGACGAATCGTTCTGGTTCAACGTGCAGCAGGCATTCTCGATTGATCGGTCATTCATCAATCTGAACAACGGCGGGGTCTGCCCGTCGCCGCGCGTCGTCATGGACGCCCAACGACGGCAACTGGAATTCACCAACAATGCCCCCGCGCGCCACCTGTGGCAGGTGCAGGACCCTCAACTTGAACTCGTCCGCGCCAAACTCGCCCGACTGTACGGCTGCGATCCCGAGGAAATGGCCATCACGCGCAACGCCAGTGAGGCGCTCCAAATCTCCCTGAACGGCATCGACCTCAAACCCGGCGACGAAATTCTTACTTCCACCCACGACTACCCGCGCATGATCGCCACAATCCGCCAGCGCGAAAAACGCGAAGGCGTCGTGATGAAACAAGTCTCCCTGCCGCCGCCCGATGCATCGCAGGACGAAGTCGTCGGCGCGTTTGAGCGAGGCATCACCAGCAAAACGCGCATCCTGCTGGTGTCGCACGTCGTCTTTCTGACCGGCCGAATCCTGCCCGTGCAAGACATCTGCGCCATGGCGCGAAAGCGCGGGCTGATCATCATCGTCGACGGCGCGCACGCCTTCGGACAGGTCCCGTACAACGGCCGCGACATCGATTGCGACATGTACGGCGTCAGTTGCCACAAATGGCTGACCGCGCCCATCGGCACCGGGTTTCTTCATGTGCGCCGCGGCATGATCAAGGACCTGTGGCCCCTGACCGCACCGGAAGACCCCAAGTCGGAGAACATCCGCAAGTTCGAGGAGATCGGCACGCACCCGGACGCCGGCCGTTTGGCGATCGGTGAAGCCATTGCGTTCCATCTCGGCATCGGCCCGAAGCGCAAGGAGAATCGACTGCGCACGCTGCGCAACTACTGGGCCACGCGACTCATGAAGCACGAAAAGGTGAAGCTGTTCACGAACCTCGCCCCCGATCGATCCTGCGCCATCGGCACGGTCGGCATCGACGGCATTGAACCGCTGGCCCTTACGTCACACCTGTGGGACAAGCACAAGGTCATCGTGACGCCCATCGATCACGAAGACATCCACGGGGTGCGCGTGACGTCAAACGTCTATACGACGTTCGAAGAGCTGGATCTGTTCTGCGAGGCGATGGAGAAAGTCGCGCGGGAGGGCCTGCCGAAGAGCGGGAAGTGA
- the btrV_2 gene encoding Putative anti-sigma factor antagonist BtrV — translation MANRMLVTDYAGVTVVTFTDSSILDSAAIDQLGKDLYALPDAQNKQKLILDFTRVKTLSSRALGLLINLKKKVLAIKGDLALCGMNTEIKKMFSITGLEKEFSFYADDAAALKAFNVHLR, via the coding sequence GTGGCGAATCGCATGCTGGTGACGGATTACGCAGGTGTCACAGTCGTGACATTCACGGACAGCTCCATCCTCGACAGCGCCGCCATCGACCAGCTCGGCAAGGACCTGTACGCCCTGCCCGACGCGCAGAACAAGCAGAAACTGATCCTCGATTTCACGCGCGTCAAGACGCTCTCGTCTCGGGCGCTGGGCCTGCTCATCAATCTGAAGAAAAAAGTTCTGGCGATCAAAGGCGACCTGGCCCTGTGCGGGATGAACACCGAGATCAAGAAGATGTTCTCGATCACCGGACTGGAGAAGGAGTTCAGCTTCTACGCCGACGACGCCGCGGCCCTCAAAGCCTTCAACGTGCACCTTCGATAG